The proteins below are encoded in one region of Danio rerio strain Tuebingen ecotype United States chromosome 12, GRCz12tu, whole genome shotgun sequence:
- the ep300a gene encoding histone acetyltransferase p300 isoform X10, translating into MAENVLDSGPPSAKRPKLSSPALSASASDGNDFGSLFDLEHDLPDELISSSELSLANGGDLSQLHTSLGSGGGVIGGAVSGGQDAAAKHRQLSELLRHGSTPGAQQQGAMGNPGGASMGLFGNMKVSPGTQSMGPQGQQHLSMQAGLMQQQQMVDYLNRNMLGPQKGNGQQQPGGPAPQHQNALASQMMNGSPRIGHHNPGMGNSNSNLLAEALQQQQQQQQTVGSQGGLRPQQPGAISKMGINAGSGPYGGPYSQSASQGLGVAGLAPQLQNKPGLPNSPAQFNLDKKPLPIHGIPGMASQSSPVGAGGGGVAAGMVPNAQGSLGPGSAGSVVSAAVVGGVPPAADPEKRKLIQQQLVLLLHAHKCQRREQANGEVRQCNLPHCRTMKNVLNHMTHCQAGKSCQVAHCASSRQIISHWKNCTRHDCPVCLPLKNAGDKRNQQSESMIATGGVALSSSMGNVTGGSPSAPSLNTPGQIDPSSIERAYAALGLTYQGNQAPPQPVQQTQRPVNTMGANSMGVNGAVGGQSQNQQSSLLQDTMLHLNMNSQSLINDSGVGSLPMANPAASGSMRKSWHEDITQDLRNHLVHKLVQAIFPTPDPAALKDRRMENLVAYARKVEGDMYESANSRAEYYHFLAEKIYKIQKELEEKRRTRLQKQGIMPSQAGMNPSGLQQATTGIGQPGPPTGLPSNGPLSDPAVVRPTGPNQMMNRMQNTAGMNSFGNHMGMQSMGQRSTPPLNQGSMVPGRMPQPNVAQMQNQYMQTGPFQASSPVRSAGPVDLVHGGNDGAATQQGQMPLSSLPVGSPLAQPGSAGGAGSGSSVGSLGPSSMSAVPPSSTPTHSISLSHCPPVHQNSPSPAHSRTPTPTPGSQTPQPHTPSLPHLSSNGSQQQFPPSASSDSGMQPLGTPPAVSHSGLSTPNASQHPRTPLSHKGSLPVDGQAATPASVSSVEASFQQAPSDSTATLEPKEEVKAKDEEEEEAMEEERTAKEEDSKPEEKPEVKKEEPLSDGGPMETASDEDKKPEIKIEPKEEEEGSESATSQSSVSGATNKKKIFKPEELRQALMPTLESLYRQDPESLPFRQPVDPSLLGIPDYFDIVKNPMDLSTIKRKLDTGQYQEPWQYVDDIWLMFNNAWLYNRKTSRVYKYCSKLAEVFEQEIDPVMQSLGYCCGRKLEFSPQTLCCYGKQLCTIPRDAAYFSYQNSSPKYGLLADRYHFCEKCFNEIQGETVSLGDDPSQPQTSINKDQFEKKKNDTLDPELFVECMDCGRKMHQICVLHNETIWPSGFVCDGCLKKSNKTRKENKYAAKRLPQTKLGNFLETRVNAYLKRQNHPESGEVTVRVVHVSEKMVEVKPGMKSRFVDSGEMSESFPYKSKALFAFEEIDGVDVCFFGMHVQEYGSDCPPPNQRRVYISYLDSVHFFQPRFLRTEVYHEILIGYLDYAKRQGFTTGHIWACPPSEGDDYIFHCHPADQKIPKPKRLQEWYKKMLDKAVAERVVHDYKDIFKQATEDRLTSAKELPYFEGDFWPNVLEESIKELEQEEEERKREENSTSNESVETTKGDSKNAKKKNNKKTSKNKSSLSRGNKKKPGMPNVSNDLSQKLYATMEKHKEVFFVIRLFAAPNSNALLPIVDPDPLMACDLMDGRDAFLTIARDKHLEFSSLRRSKWSTMCMLVELHNQSQDRFVYTCNECKHHVETRFHCTVCEDYDLCITCYNTKGHEHKMDKLGLGLDDESNSQVASTTQNPGDSRRLSIQRCIQSLVHACQCRNANCSLPSCQKMKRVVQHTKGCKRKTNGGCPICKQLIALCCYHAKHCQENKCPVPFCLNIKQKLRQQQLQHRLQQAQMVRRRMASMQRTGQQLPGGGCGLPSPGNGCNTGPSTPTPSTQPPTPQTPNQQCQPPATQPGVGNVPSQQQQQLAGMAHQYQPISGSGGMINSSQQSMLPQQQQQPTPAQHLQNANNLPPYVQRPTGSSPHSQSMGKPGMVPGGFSQQQQSNLGQPVMPQHQPPGPPPAAVEIAMKIQRVAETQRQMAQQKILQRNQAPGMMPPHGLHQGPQTQNQMGINLPGTAMVGPSQAQVAVARNQMDQQQGMVTAGMQQQQPGPRSQLPQVQLQQGQQGAPQLQVSPQQQWTGPGMPPQQRPGVMNQMGLQGMAAPQHQQQQAVGQSQPQGNSGVMGMISSQGGAAPAGAGPGNHSQAALQDLLRFLRLPSSPHQQQQVLSILRSNPLLMATFIRQRAPRYLGRGGPGAGGAGVPGGPGGGPGIMDGQQMNVNPNAAQGGMHMTQGTTMQMNPLQQQQQQQQIQQRPMMSGNLQQQQQMAVLQQQQQQGVMPSQGTNISNIPPQLREMMRRHLQQQQQQQQQQQQQQQQQQQQQQQQQQQHQQMGNHAQFQHPQPPQQQGYLGQSGIPPQQPGQPHPGGLQQQQGGAQPGTQQNYSGSVSHQQVAAALQHSLQQQQLQMQQQQSAMGGYQGADGGPGGGGPLQQQQQQMQSAPMGSQPQMFQQAIQQRLLQQQQSHLGGGSPAQHNPMSPQQSQQQMSQSPHLQGQLPNSLGNQVRSPQPSPRPQSQPPNSSPSPRLQPQPSPHHISPQTGSPHPGHLPQHHSGMAAPPPPQQQAQASQQQQQVNAMDQGPFGADQNVLLSQLSGMGALHGQGTNDMLTNNQDMGSNINHSLDLM; encoded by the exons ATGGCCGAGAACGTTCTGGACTCTGGCCCGCCTTCAGCCAAGAGGCCTAAACTCTCATCCCCGGCTCTCTCCGCCTCAGCCAGCGATGGAAAcg ATTTTGGCTCTCTTTTTGACCTGGAGCATGACCTTCCAGACGAGCTGATCAGTTCCTCAGAACTGAGTCTTGCAAATGGAGGGGACCTCAGCCAGTTGCACACCAGTTTGGGTAGTGGGGGCGGAGTCATTGGAGGAGCTGTGTCCGGTGGTCAGGATGCAGCAGCCAAGCACAGGCAGCTCTCTGAGCTTCTCCGACATGGATCCACACCTGGAGCGCAGCAGCAGGGTGCGATGGGTAACCCAGGAGGAGCCTCAATGGGACTTTTTGGGAATATGAAGGTTTCTCCGGGTACCCAAAGCATGGGTCCACAAGGACAGCAACATCTTTCCATGCAGGCTGGCCTcatgcagcagcagcagatggtggACTATCTTAACAGGAATATGCTCGGACCACAGAAAGGAAATGGACAGCAGCAGCCAGGAGGGCCCGCACCTCAACACCAAAATGCGCTGGCGTCTCAGATGATGAATGGATCGCCCAGAATAGGACATCACAACCCGGGCATGGGTAACAGCAACAGTAACCTGTTAGCAGAGGctcttcagcagcagcagcagcagcagcagacagtAGGAAGCCAGGGTGGACTGAGGCCACAGCAGCCTGGAGCGATAAGCAAG ATGGGGATAAATGCAGGTTCAGGCCCCTATGGAGGCCCGTACAGTCAGTCTGCCAGTCAGGGTCTTGGTGTTGCAGGGCTGGCCCCTCAGCTCCAGAACAAACCAGGTCTGCCTAACAGTCCCGCGCAGTTTAATCTTGACAAGAAGCCTCTGCCCATACATGGCATACCTGGCATG GCCTCTCAGTCTTCCCCAGTGGGTGCTGGTGGAGGTGGAGTTGCGGCTGGCATGGTGCCTAACGCCCAAGGATCTCTCGGCCCTGGATCAGCAGGCTCTGTTGTGTCTGCAGCAGTGGTGGGAGGTGTTCCTCCAGCGGCAGATCCAGAAAAGCGCAAACTCATACAGCAACAGCTGGTGCTTTTGCTCCACGCTCACAAGTGCCAGCGAAGGGAACAGGCTAATGGGGAAGTACGGCAGTGTAATTTACCCCACTGCCGCACCATGAAGAACGTCCTCAACCACATGACGCACTGCCAGGCTGGCAAATCCTGCCAAG TGGCGCACTGTGCCTCATCCAGACAGATAATCTCTCACTGGAAGAACTGCACACGGCACGACTGCCCTGTGTGTCTGCCTTTGAAAAATGCAGGAGACAAGAGGAATCAGcagagtgagt CTATGATAGCCACTGGAGGTGTGGCGTTAAGTTCTTCCATGGGCAATGTAACTGGTGGTTCACCCAGTGCCCCCAGTCTCAATACCCCAGGGCAGATAGACCCCAGCTCCATCGAGAGGGCATATGCAGCCTTGGGTCTCACATACCAGGGAAACCAGGCTCCCCCTCAACCTGTACAGCAAACACAGCGGCCGGTGAACACCATGG GAGCGAATTCCATGGGAGTGAATGGGGCAGTTGGTGGCCAGTCTCAGAATCAGCAATCTAGCCTTCTCCAGGATACAATGCTGCATCTGAACATGAATTCACAAAG TCTGATAAATGACAGTGGTGTGGGGTCTCTGCCAATGGCCAACCCAGCTGCCAGCGGTAGCATGAGGAAGAGCTGGCATGAGGACATCACCCAGGATCTGCGCAACCACCTGGTACACAAGCT AGTCCAGGCTATTTTTCCCACACCAGACCCTGCTGCACTGAAAGACCGTCGGATGGAGAATCTAGTGGCCTATGCACGTAAAGTTGAGGGTGACATGTATGAGTCTGCTAACAGCAGG gcggAGTATTATCACTTTCTGGCAGAGAAGATCTATAAAATTCAGAAAGAACTGGAAGAGAAGCGAAGGACACGGTTACAGAAGCAGGGTATAATGCCCTCCCAGGCTGGCATGAACCCCTCTGGCCTGCAGCAAGCGACCACTGGGATTGGTCAGCCTGGGCCACCCACAGGACTGCCTTCTA ATGGCCCACTATCAGATCCAGCAGTAGTGCGTCCAACTGGCCCAAACCAGATGATGAACAGAATGCAGAATActgctg GCATGAATTCATTTGGGAATCATATGGGAATGCAGTCCATGGGCCAGAGATCAACACCACCTCTTAACCAG GGAAGCATGGTGCCTGGGAGGATGCCACAGCCGAATGTTGCACAGATGCAAAATCAATACATGCAAACTGGACCGTTTCAAGCTTCAAGTCCTGTTCGTAGTGCTGGTCCTGTTGACCTGGTACACGGAGGAAACGATGGTGCTGCCACTCAA CAGGGACAAATGCCGTTATCATCTTTACCAGTCGGGAGTCCTTTAGCCCAACCTGGATCTGCTGGCGGGGCAGGCAGCGGGTCATCTGTGGGCTCCTTGGGTCCCAGCAGCATGAGTGCTGTTCCTCCATCATCCACCCCCACCCACTCCATCAGCCTCAGTCACTGCCCACCTGTACACCAGAATTCACCTTCACCAGCTCATAGCCGGACGCCCACACCCACGCCAGGCTCCCAAACGCCTCAGCCCCACACACCCAGCTTACCCCATTTATCCTCAAATGGCAGTCAGCAACAGTTTCCTCCGTCCGCCAGCTCTGACAGCGGCATGCAGCCATTAGGAACTCCTCCAGCGGTGTCTCACAGTGGTCTCTCCACACCAAATGCCAGCCAGCATCCCCGCACTCCA TTGTCTCATAAAGGTTCTCTACCAGTTGATGGCCAGGCTGCTACTCCTGCCTCCGTCAGCAGTGTAGAGGCATCATTTCAGCAAGCTCCTTCAGACTCCACAGCCACCCTGGAGCCAAAGGAGGAGGTCAAGGCGAaagatgaggaggaggaagaagccATGGAGGAAGAAAGAACTGCTAAGGAGGAAGACAGTAAACCTGAGGAAAAGCCAGAG GTAAAGAAAGAGGAGCCATTGAGTGATGGTGGGCCGATGGAGACTGCATCTGATGAGGACAAAAAACCTGAGATAAAGATTGAGCCTAAAGAAGAGGAAGAGGGTTCAGAGTCCGCAACTAGCCAGAGTTCTGTTTCTGGAGCCACTAACAAAAAGAAAA TTTTTAAACCAGAGGAACTGAGGCAGGCCCTGATGCCTACACTGGAGTCTCTTTATCGCCAGGACCCCGAGTCTCTGCCCTTCCGCCAGCCTGTAGACCCTTCACTGTTGGGAATACCA GACTATTTTGACATTGTGAAAAATCCAATGGACTTGTCTACTATCAAACGAAAGCTTGACACAGGCCAGTACCAGGAGCCATGGCAGTATGTAGATGACATCTGGCTTATGTTCAACAACGCCTGGCTGTACAATCGTAAGACATCACGGGTCTACAAGTACTGCTCCAAACTGGCGGAGGTCTTTGAGCAAGAAATTGACCCAGTCATGCAGAGCCTTGGCTACTGTTGTGGGAGAAAG CTTGAATTTTCTCCCCAAACTCTGTGCTGCTATGGGAAACAGTTATGCACTATACCACGAGATGCTGCTTACTTTAGTTATCAGAACAG ttcaccaaaatatgGGCTTCTTGCTGACAGGTACCACTTCTGCGAGAAGTGTTTCAATGAGATCCAGGGTGAAACCGTGTCCTTGGGAGACGATCCATCCCAACCTCAAAC ATCAATCAACAAAGATCAGTTTGAAAAGAAGAAAAATGACACACTTGACCCTGAGCT atTTGTGGAATGTATGGATTGTGGCCGTAAGATGCATCAGATTTGCGTTTTGCACAATGAAACTATATGGCCATCAGG cTTTGTGTGTGATGGTTGTCTGAAGAAGTCCAACAAAACCCGCAAAGAGAATAAATATGCTGCTAAAA GGCTTCCACAGACCAAATTAGGCAATTTTTTGGAAACGCGGGTAAATGCCTATCTGAAGCGACAAAATCATCCAGAATCTGGTGAAGTCACTGTTCGTGTTGTTCATGTCTCAGAAAAAATGGTGGAAGTCAAACCAGGCATGAAGTCTAG GTTTGTGGATAGTGGAGAAATGTCAGAGTCTTTCCCATACAAATCGAAAGCTTTATTTGCGTTTGAGGAGATTGATGGTGTTGATGTTTGCTTCTTTGGGATGCATGTGCAAGAGTATGGCTCAGACTGTCCACCACCTAATCAAAG ACGGGTTTACATATCCTATTTGGACAGTGTCCACTTCTTTCAGCCACGCTTTTTAAGAACAGAGGTGTACCATGAAATCCTTATAGGATATCTTGATTATGCCAAAAGACAAGG GTTTACCACAGGACACATCTGGGCCTGCCCTCCTAGCGAAGGAGATGATTACATCTTCCATTGTCATCCTGCAGACCAGAAGATACCCAAGCCCAAGCGACTGCAAGAGTGGTATAAGAAGATGCTGGACAAAGCTGTCGCAGAGCGTGTTGTGCATGATTACAAG gacaTCTTCAAACAGGCAACAGAAGATCGTCTCACTAGTGCCAAAGAACTGCCCTATTTTGAGGGTGATTTCTGGCCTAATGTTCTTGAAGAAAGCATTAAAGAATTGGAGCAAGAAGAAGAGGAAAGAAAGAGGGAAGAAAACAGCACATCCAATGAGAGTGTTGAG ACAACAAAAGGTGACAGCAAAAATGCCAAGAAAAAGAACAACAAGAAGACGAGCAAGAACAAGAGCAGTTTAAGCCGAGGAAACAAAAAGAAGCCTGGAATGCCAAATGTGTCTAATGACCTTTCACAGAAGCTCTATGCCACGATGGAAAAGCACAAAGAG GTGTTCTTTGTTATCCGGCTGTTTGCAGCACCCAATTCTAATGCTCTTCTGCCCATTGTTGACCCGGATCCCTTGATGGCCTGTGATTTGATGGATGGTCGCGATGCCTTCCTAACAATTGCACGAGACAAGCACTTGGAGTTTTCCTCATTGCGACGTTCCAAATGGAGCACTATGTGCATGCTGGTAGAACTGCACAACCAAAGCCAGGACCGCTTTGTCTATACCTGTAATGAGTGCAAACACCATGTTGAAACTCGCTTCCATTGCACTGTGTGCGAG GACTATGATCTCTGCATCACTTGCTACAATACAAAAGGTCATGAGCACAAGATGGACAAACTGGGCTTGGGGTTGGACGACGAAAGCAACAGTCAGGTTGCTTCCACAACACAGAATCCAGGAGACTCCCGGCGTCTCAGCATTCAGCGGTGCATCCAGTCTCTGGTGCATGCCTGCCAGTGTCGCAATGCCAACTGCTCACTTCCATCTTGCCAAAAAATGAAACGTGTAGTTCAGCATACCAAAGGCTGCAAACGCAAGACCAATGGTGGTTGTCCTATCTGCAAGCAGCTCATTGCGCTTTGTTGTTACCATGCAAAACACTGCCAAGAGAACAAATGTCCTGTGCCGTTCTGCCTCAACATCAAGCAGAAACTGCGGCAACAGCAACTCCAGCACAGGCTACAGCAGGCCCAGATGGTGCGTAGAAGAATGGCCAGTATGCAAAGGACAGGCCAACAGCTTCCAGGAGGTGGTTGTGGTCTGCCATCTCCTGGGAACGGCTGTAATACTGGTCCGAGCACTCCAACACCGAGCACTCAGCCACCTACCCCTCAGACGCCCAATCAGCAATGTCAGCCTCCAGCTACTCAACCTGGTGTTGGCAATGTTCCATCACAGCAGCAACAGCAGTTGGCAGGGATGGCCCATCAGTACCAGCCAATATCTGGAAGTGGTGGGATGATTAACTCCTCACAGCAGTCAATGTTAccacagcagcagcaacagccaACACCAGCTCAGCATCTCCAGAATGCCAACAACCTTCCTCCATATGTGCAAAGACCTACAGGCTCATCTCCACATTCTCAGTCAATGGGAAAGCCAGGCATGGTTCCAGGTGGCTTCTCTCAACAGCAACAATCAAACCTAGGGCAGCCTGTGATGCCACAACATCAGCCACCTGGCCCCCCACCTGCAGCTGTAGAAATTGCCATGAAAATTCAGCGAGTCGCTGAGACACAACGACAGATGGCTCAGCAAAAGATCCTGCAAAGAAACCAGGCTCCTGGCATGATGCCTCCCCATGGCTTACATCAGGGTCCGCAAACTCAAAACCAGATGGGCATAAACCTTCCTGGCACTGCAATGGTTGGGCCTTCCCAGGCACAAGTAGCAGTGGCTCGAAATCAAATGGATCAACAGCAGGGAATGGTCACAGCAGGCATGCAACAGCAGCAGCCAGGACCTCGGTCTCAGCTTCCCCAAGTCCAGTTGCAGCAGGGCCAGCAAGGAGCACCTCAACTTCAGGTGTCACCACAACAGCAGTGGACTGGTCCTGGCATGCCTCCTCAACAGAGACCAGGGGTAATGAACCAAATGGGTCTGCAAGGGATGGCTGCACCACAACATCAGCAGCAGCAAGCTGTTGGTCAATCGCAGCCGCAAGGAAACTCTGGTGTAATGGGTATGATAAGTAGCCAAGGAGGGGCTGCACCTGCAGGCGCTGGTCCTGGAAATCACTCTCAGGCTGCCTTACAAGACCTTTTAAGGTTCTTAAGATTACCCAGCTCTCCCCATCAACAGCAGCAAGTCCTGAGTATACTACGTTCAAACCCTCTACTCATGGCAACCTTTATAAGGCAACGGGCTCCTAGGTACCTTGGTCGAGGTGGTCCTGGAGCAGGAGGTGCAGGTGTTCCAGGTGGACCTGGTGGAGGTCCAGGCATCATGGATGGCCAGCAAATGAATGTAAATCCCAATGCAGCTCAGGGTGGTATGCACATGACACAAGGAACGACCATGCAAATGAATCcacttcaacaacaacaacagcagcagcaaatTCAACAGCGTCCTATGATGAGTGGAAATTTGCAGCAGCAACAGCAAATGGCAGTattacagcagcagcagcaacaaggTGTTATGCCCAGTCAAGGCACGAACATCTCTAATATCCCTCCCCAGTTAAGGGAAATGATGAGACGGCatttgcagcagcagcagcagcaacaacaacaacaacaacaacaacaacaacaacaacaacaacaacagcagcaacagcagcagcagcatcaacAGATGGGTAACCATGCTCAGTTCCAGCATCCTCAACCACCCCAGCAGCAGGGTTATCTAGGCCAGTCTGGAATTCCTCCTCAGCAGCCAGGCCAACCTCACCCAGGTGGTCTCCAGCAACAACAGGGAGGGGCCCAGCCTGGAACCCAGCAAAACTACTCTGGGTCTGTGTCCCATCAGCAGGTTGCAGCAGCTCTGCAACATAGCTTACAGCAACAGCAACTTCAAATGCAACAGCAGCAGAGTGCTATGGGAGGATATCAAGGTGCTGATGGAGGACCTGGAGGTGGTGGTCccctccagcagcagcagcagcagatgcaGTCAGCTCCTATGGGCTCACAGCCGCAAATGTTTCAGCAAGCTATACAGCAACGGCTCCTCCAGCAGCAACAGTCACACCTCGGAGGAGGATCTCCTGCTCAACACAATCCTATGAGTCCACAGCAGTCCCAGCAACAGATGTCCCAGTCTCCCCATTTACAGGGCCAGTTGCCCAATTCTCTCGGCAACCAAGTTCGCTCTCCCCAACCATCACCTCGTCCCCAGTCCCAGCCACCAAACTCTAGTCCATCTCCTCGCTTGCAGCCCCAGCCGTCACCCCATCACATCTCACCCCAGACTGGGTCGCCCCACCCAGGTCACCTTCCTCAACACCACAGTGGCATGGCTGCTCCTCCACCGCCACAGCAACAAGCACAGGCATCCCAGCAGCAGCAACAGGTTAACGCCATGGACCAGGGCCCATTTGGAGCAGACCAGAATGTTTTGCTTTCACAGTTAAGCGGGATGGGAGCCTTACATGGGCAGGGAACAAATGACATGCTGACGAATAACCAGGATATGGGCTCGAACATTAATCACTCGTTGGATTTGATGTAA